From Pusillibacter faecalis, one genomic window encodes:
- a CDS encoding bacteriohemerythrin, which yields MLTWSDNYIMGIDQFDQEHQQLFRLAEQVIQRMRERSDEANMRMFVIREAVTYINSYFDRHAQAEEAYMRRIGYDGYGMHKKLHDDFHSIQMVKYQKIIENGQCNKDDVWDFIGSGIGWLLEHIATADMAIVGKGILVQTDAINVNEAALEQEINVLLTSTLNIEANAKIANTNYAGEYFGKAIHQKIVYQTDAGETSIISGIEQSFMLDVAKLLYGSEVKDEVSLILSTFQLFSVHFWQTLGMRFMGSRNGVAVKESHFIMDNQLAVELEKLNPTTSVLFNSDKGKFYVACDSAYPLNQ from the coding sequence ATGCTCACCTGGAGCGATAACTATATCATGGGCATCGATCAATTTGATCAAGAGCACCAGCAGCTATTCAGGCTGGCCGAGCAGGTGATTCAGCGGATGAGAGAACGCAGTGACGAGGCAAACATGCGCATGTTTGTCATCCGGGAGGCTGTGACCTACATCAACAGCTATTTTGACCGCCATGCTCAGGCCGAAGAAGCATATATGCGGAGGATCGGTTATGACGGCTATGGGATGCACAAGAAGCTGCACGACGATTTCCACAGCATCCAGATGGTAAAGTATCAAAAGATCATCGAGAACGGTCAATGCAACAAGGACGATGTGTGGGACTTCATCGGTTCCGGCATCGGCTGGCTTCTGGAGCATATTGCCACCGCGGATATGGCGATTGTTGGGAAGGGCATCCTGGTCCAGACAGACGCCATTAACGTCAATGAGGCTGCGCTGGAACAAGAGATCAACGTTCTGCTTACCTCCACTCTGAATATCGAGGCGAACGCAAAGATCGCTAATACCAATTATGCCGGAGAATACTTTGGAAAGGCCATCCATCAAAAGATCGTTTACCAGACTGACGCCGGGGAGACCTCCATTATTTCCGGCATTGAGCAGTCGTTTATGCTGGATGTGGCCAAACTGCTCTATGGCAGCGAGGTGAAGGACGAGGTAAGTCTCATCCTATCCACATTTCAGCTGTTCAGCGTACATTTCTGGCAGACCCTGGGTATGCGTTTTATGGGGAGCCGCAACGGTGTGGCCGTCAAGGAGAGCCATTTCATCATGGACAATCAGCTGGCCGTGGAATTGGAGAAGCTGAACCCCACGACCTCGGTCCTGTTCAACTCCGACAAGGGTAAATTTTATGTTGCCTGCGACTCTGCCTACCCCCTGAACCAGTGA
- a CDS encoding class I SAM-dependent rRNA methyltransferase, with the protein MRAERGYPLCTITPKAEASILRGHPWVYDAEILSLDGEPDNGAVVDVVSRKGRYLGTGFYSEHSKIRVRLLSRNTNDRFDEAFWRRKLQWAWEYRKSVMSPEDLDACRIIFGEADAFPGLTVDKFHDLLSVQVLSVGMERIQNLLLPALVELLRSDGQNIRGVYLRNDVALREKEGLPQSKGWFPLPGEASPDSAVTEITENGVRYLVDVENGQKTGFFLDQKYNRLAVARLARGRTVLDCFTHTGSFALNAARGGAKRVTAVDVSESAVEMARANAVRNGLDAVMTCTAVNVFDLLPQLERESSPYDLIILDPPAFTKSRKTVDNAMAGYREINYRAMRLLPRGGLLATCSCSHFATEERFTAMLREAARDAGVQLRQIEARQQSCDHPILWGVPETSYLKFYLFQVV; encoded by the coding sequence ATGCGAGCAGAACGAGGTTATCCCCTTTGTACCATTACCCCCAAGGCGGAGGCGTCAATCCTGCGGGGCCATCCCTGGGTCTACGACGCGGAGATCCTGTCTCTGGACGGCGAGCCGGACAATGGCGCTGTGGTGGACGTGGTGAGTCGGAAGGGCCGGTATCTTGGTACGGGATTTTATTCCGAGCACTCTAAAATCCGAGTACGTCTTCTCTCCCGGAATACGAACGATCGCTTCGACGAGGCCTTCTGGCGCCGGAAGCTCCAATGGGCCTGGGAGTATCGAAAGAGCGTGATGTCTCCAGAGGACTTGGACGCCTGCCGCATCATCTTCGGGGAGGCAGACGCCTTCCCGGGGCTGACAGTGGACAAGTTCCACGATCTTTTGAGCGTGCAGGTCCTCTCCGTTGGCATGGAGCGTATCCAGAACCTGCTGCTCCCGGCGCTGGTGGAACTTCTCAGGTCCGATGGCCAGAACATCCGGGGCGTATATTTACGCAATGACGTCGCCCTGCGGGAAAAGGAAGGGCTGCCCCAGAGCAAGGGCTGGTTCCCTCTTCCCGGCGAAGCATCGCCGGACTCGGCTGTGACGGAGATCACGGAAAACGGCGTCCGCTATCTGGTGGACGTGGAGAACGGGCAGAAAACCGGCTTCTTCCTGGACCAGAAGTACAACCGGCTGGCGGTGGCGCGGCTGGCCCGGGGGCGGACGGTGCTGGACTGCTTCACCCACACCGGTTCCTTTGCCCTGAACGCCGCCAGGGGCGGGGCAAAGCGCGTCACCGCCGTGGACGTGTCCGAGTCCGCGGTGGAAATGGCCCGGGCGAACGCGGTACGCAACGGCCTGGACGCGGTGATGACCTGCACCGCCGTCAACGTCTTTGACCTGCTGCCTCAGCTGGAGCGGGAATCCTCTCCCTATGACTTGATCATTCTAGATCCGCCGGCCTTTACCAAGTCCCGTAAAACCGTGGACAACGCCATGGCAGGATACCGGGAGATCAACTACCGGGCCATGCGCCTGCTGCCCCGGGGCGGGCTGCTGGCAACCTGCTCCTGCTCTCACTTTGCAACCGAGGAGCGTTTCACCGCCATGCTGCGGGAGGCCGCGCGGGATGCCGGCGTCCAGCTGCGGCAGATTGAGGCCCGCCAGCAGAGCTGCGACCACCCCATTCTCTGGGGTGTACCGGAGACCAGCTATTTGAAATTCTATCTATTCCAGGTCGTGTGA
- a CDS encoding biotin transporter BioY yields MTASQARLRTRDMAYIALFAILIAVCAWISIPMTTISFTLQTFAIFAALLTLGGRRGTYAVTVYLLLGAVGFPVFSGFQGGLGALLGATGGYIIGFLGSALVYWLLTALVKDTLPVRITACLLGLIVCYAFGTAWFMAVYTAGPMDVGAAVAMCVIPFILPDLVKIGLAVTLAQRVRKYLK; encoded by the coding sequence ATGACAGCATCTCAAGCCCGCCTGCGGACACGGGACATGGCCTATATCGCACTTTTTGCCATTTTGATCGCCGTGTGCGCCTGGATTTCCATTCCCATGACCACCATCTCCTTCACGCTGCAAACCTTTGCTATCTTTGCGGCACTGCTGACTCTGGGCGGCCGGCGAGGTACCTATGCCGTCACTGTTTATCTGCTGCTGGGGGCTGTGGGGTTTCCAGTGTTCTCCGGCTTTCAGGGCGGCCTCGGCGCTCTGCTGGGCGCCACCGGCGGTTACATCATCGGCTTTTTGGGCTCTGCGTTGGTTTACTGGCTGCTGACAGCCCTGGTGAAGGACACGCTGCCGGTACGGATTACCGCCTGTCTTCTGGGGCTGATCGTGTGCTATGCCTTTGGTACCGCCTGGTTCATGGCGGTGTATACCGCCGGTCCCATGGACGTGGGCGCCGCCGTTGCTATGTGCGTGATTCCCTTTATCCTGCCGGACCTTGTGAAGATCGGGCTTGCAGTGACGCTGGCCCAGCGGGTCCGAAAGTATCTGAAATGA
- a CDS encoding uracil-DNA glycosylase has product MADSWEALKQSCMACRACGLAETRTHVVFGDGAQDAEILLIGEGPGQHEDEQGVPFVGRGGQLLNDMLEMIGLDRTNVYIANVVKCRPPQNRDPLHVEQEACMDFLRRQAALLQPKIIVCLGRIAAKAIIKEDFKITSEHGQWFERGGVQMTATFHPAALLRDVSKRPDAFEDLKSIQAKIREICKHTEV; this is encoded by the coding sequence ATGGCAGACAGCTGGGAGGCTTTAAAACAGTCCTGTATGGCCTGTCGGGCCTGTGGGCTGGCGGAAACCAGGACCCATGTGGTCTTTGGCGACGGCGCCCAGGACGCGGAGATTCTCCTCATTGGAGAGGGACCCGGCCAGCACGAGGATGAGCAGGGTGTCCCCTTTGTGGGACGGGGCGGTCAGCTCCTGAACGACATGCTGGAGATGATTGGGCTGGACCGCACGAATGTATATATTGCCAATGTTGTCAAATGCCGCCCTCCTCAGAATCGGGACCCGCTGCATGTGGAGCAGGAGGCCTGCATGGACTTCCTGCGTCGGCAGGCGGCGCTGTTGCAGCCCAAAATCATTGTGTGTCTTGGCCGGATTGCAGCCAAAGCCATCATCAAGGAGGACTTCAAAATTACCTCTGAGCATGGACAGTGGTTTGAGCGAGGCGGGGTCCAGATGACCGCTACCTTCCACCCGGCGGCGCTGCTGCGGGACGTGAGCAAGCGGCCGGACGCCTTTGAGGACTTAAAGTCCATTCAGGCCAAAATTCGAGAAATCTGCAAACACACGGAGGTTTAG
- a CDS encoding XRE family transcriptional regulator gives MELTRAVGENIKRIRKSKKLSMERLAAEAGVSRSMLGQIERGEANPSVGIVGKLALALKVPAEVLLENDDFEALTEYRNVDTKPMRLDGGKAVLRCNFPYDDVTRIESYFLDLYISAHYIPEPSIPGCICYATVVSGTVSMTAQGQTFQLIERGALRFAADQPYSFENMTNATARLVLIYQYLK, from the coding sequence ATGGAGTTGACTCGTGCCGTTGGTGAGAATATCAAGCGCATCCGAAAGAGTAAAAAACTCAGTATGGAGCGGCTGGCGGCGGAGGCCGGCGTCTCTCGCAGTATGCTGGGTCAGATTGAACGGGGGGAGGCCAACCCTTCGGTAGGTATTGTGGGCAAACTCGCACTGGCGCTCAAGGTGCCGGCGGAGGTGCTGTTGGAAAACGATGACTTTGAGGCCCTCACGGAATACCGGAATGTGGACACCAAGCCTATGCGGCTGGACGGAGGAAAGGCTGTGCTGCGGTGCAATTTCCCCTATGACGACGTAACCCGGATTGAGAGCTATTTTCTGGACCTTTATATCAGCGCCCATTATATCCCGGAGCCCTCGATTCCAGGCTGTATCTGCTACGCCACCGTGGTTTCCGGCACAGTGAGCATGACGGCCCAGGGGCAGACCTTTCAACTCATTGAGCGGGGCGCGCTGCGCTTTGCCGCAGATCAGCCCTACAGCTTTGAGAATATGACCAACGCCACCGCACGGCTGGTGCTGATCTACCAATATTTGAAGTGA
- a CDS encoding AraC family transcriptional regulator: protein MKCRPILVDDTRRELTQHGTRDFPLSMDRQEVASPSHGNVRHWHPEVQIALVTEGEVLFRAGGETFRLGAGEGFFVNGGVLHEAAPTEQADGIYVCVNFLPDLVYGQNDSVVRRDYVDPLLFCEELQSFPLTDQPWHQEVCALLRQMAEVEEAAEYGYELQLISLLLKIWCLVVVHHREQIERRSQVSFTDRQRIRTLQTYIHKHYMEHVSLADIAGAGHISRGECCRVFKRVLGLTPVQYLTHYRLNQSVKLLSRTALSISEIARQVGFGTSSYFTELFRREMGCAPLEYRKRYRQQEKLSES from the coding sequence TTGAAATGCAGACCCATCCTGGTGGACGACACCCGCCGGGAGCTGACTCAGCATGGGACCCGGGACTTTCCCCTCTCCATGGATCGTCAGGAGGTGGCCAGTCCCAGCCACGGGAATGTCCGCCACTGGCACCCAGAGGTCCAGATTGCCCTGGTGACGGAGGGTGAAGTCTTGTTCCGCGCTGGCGGGGAGACGTTCCGCCTGGGAGCCGGAGAGGGCTTCTTTGTCAACGGCGGCGTCCTCCATGAGGCGGCCCCCACAGAACAGGCAGACGGCATCTATGTCTGCGTTAATTTTCTCCCGGATCTGGTTTACGGCCAGAACGACAGTGTGGTGCGCCGGGACTATGTGGACCCGCTGCTCTTTTGCGAAGAACTGCAAAGCTTTCCCCTGACGGACCAGCCCTGGCACCAGGAGGTCTGCGCGCTGCTAAGACAGATGGCGGAAGTAGAGGAAGCGGCGGAGTACGGTTATGAGCTTCAGCTCATTTCCCTTCTCTTAAAAATCTGGTGCCTGGTGGTGGTTCACCACCGGGAGCAGATTGAGCGGCGTTCCCAGGTTTCCTTCACAGACCGCCAGCGCATCCGGACGCTGCAGACCTACATCCACAAGCACTATATGGAGCACGTGTCCCTTGCGGACATCGCCGGGGCGGGCCATATCAGCCGGGGCGAGTGCTGCCGGGTATTCAAGCGGGTGCTGGGACTCACACCAGTCCAATATCTAACCCACTACCGCCTCAACCAGAGCGTGAAGCTGCTCAGCCGCACTGCTTTGAGTATCTCTGAAATCGCCCGGCAGGTAGGCTTTGGCACCAGCAGCTATTTTACAGAGCTGTTCCGGCGGGAGATGGGCTGCGCGCCGCTAGAATACCGCAAGCGGTATCGGCAGCAGGAAAAACTATCGGAATCTTAA
- the eno gene encoding phosphopyruvate hydratase has translation MEQKIKNRDLLLSHGDSASRKIVLDIAEATLQKLDARTRIHSIAHMEGDLLCIGQRRWDLSKKRHVYLVGAGKACNHMAMAVEEILGERLTDGIAIVKLSEPTDVFRKTRIFVGGHPLPNEEGYRACQEILKLVDGACADDLFIAVISGGSSALMSCPIPGISLQDEIDTTDILLKSGANIYEINAIRRHISEMNGGMLAKRIAARGAELIGFGISDAVGTPPTGDIGQPYTAYKSTPIGPDQTTLEDARRVIRDYGLEERLPKSVVNYLTHAGPEGETPKAFPQNTYFLLNSLPDSCLYARESAHKLGLPAVILSSFLEGEAADVGTVLASIAREIQHTGNPVKAPCVLLSSGEATTKIPDSSVITGRGGPGQELTASFALAAEKAPGCALLSIDSEGTDGTAPAAGGITDSQSLHTARGQGIDLHAALRGHACYEALDAIGDAVFTGNTGTNLCDLNILYVPALADTVPPSRRIKSVHARQIIDCKCRPMVEVDVVTEGGVIGTGAAPTGSSVGMYESCVLRDGDPAEYGGLSVHRAVENVNQIIAPRLVGMDVADQTAIDRCMIELDGTPDKHVLGGNAIYSVSVAAYRAAAASTGLPLYDYIAGPGGVRTVPIPSFNVLNGGNNNGIRQAFNEFLVMPYRASDIEQAVEIAVKVFQELGNVIREYTGAAPMVGGSYGWCAPSEDPEVCLDLIARAIANCGYTDQCAFALDCASSEMYEAGKGYYLNGRHLTSGELIAYAKGLTEKYHFVFIEDLLDENDWEGYEKAHREITRTLIIADDLTVSNKARIVKAHESHSIDGFILKPNQVGTITEAMEAHRYAQDHGLFSITSGRSGGVVGDVVMDLAVGLQIPFIKNGCPRSGERIDKLNFLMRVKDTHSGCHMASIDQFVRF, from the coding sequence ATGGAACAAAAAATCAAAAACCGGGATCTTTTACTCTCACATGGCGACTCAGCCAGTCGGAAAATCGTGCTGGACATTGCGGAGGCCACGCTCCAAAAGCTGGACGCCCGCACGCGCATCCACAGCATCGCCCATATGGAGGGCGATCTTCTCTGTATCGGGCAGCGCCGTTGGGACCTGAGCAAAAAACGCCATGTCTATCTCGTGGGTGCCGGCAAGGCCTGCAACCACATGGCTATGGCGGTGGAGGAAATCCTGGGGGAGCGCCTGACTGACGGCATTGCCATCGTTAAGCTCTCCGAGCCGACAGACGTCTTCCGGAAGACCCGCATCTTTGTGGGGGGACATCCCCTGCCCAACGAGGAGGGGTACCGCGCCTGTCAGGAAATTTTGAAGCTGGTGGATGGCGCCTGTGCCGATGATCTCTTCATCGCAGTGATCTCCGGCGGCAGCTCTGCCCTGATGAGCTGCCCCATTCCCGGCATCTCGCTGCAGGATGAGATTGACACAACAGACATCCTTCTCAAATCCGGCGCTAATATCTATGAGATCAACGCCATCCGCCGCCATATCAGCGAGATGAATGGCGGCATGCTGGCAAAGCGCATTGCGGCCCGGGGTGCAGAGCTGATCGGCTTTGGCATCTCCGACGCCGTGGGCACCCCGCCCACCGGCGACATCGGCCAGCCCTATACCGCCTACAAAAGCACGCCCATCGGCCCGGATCAGACCACTCTGGAGGACGCCCGCCGGGTAATCCGGGACTATGGCCTGGAGGAGCGGCTTCCCAAATCCGTGGTGAACTATCTCACCCACGCAGGCCCAGAGGGCGAGACCCCCAAAGCCTTCCCTCAGAACACCTACTTTCTCTTAAACTCCCTGCCGGATTCCTGCCTGTATGCCAGAGAGTCCGCCCATAAGCTGGGTTTGCCCGCCGTGATTCTCTCCTCCTTTCTGGAGGGAGAGGCCGCTGATGTGGGTACGGTGCTGGCCTCCATTGCCCGGGAAATCCAACACACCGGAAATCCCGTCAAGGCCCCCTGCGTTCTGCTCTCCTCCGGCGAGGCCACCACAAAAATTCCGGACAGTTCTGTTATCACCGGTCGAGGCGGCCCCGGTCAGGAGCTGACGGCCAGCTTTGCCCTTGCCGCTGAAAAGGCTCCCGGCTGCGCACTGCTATCCATCGACTCTGAGGGCACGGACGGTACCGCCCCCGCGGCCGGCGGCATCACGGATTCTCAAAGCCTGCACACTGCCCGGGGACAGGGTATAGACCTCCACGCCGCCTTGCGGGGCCACGCCTGCTATGAGGCTCTGGACGCCATAGGTGACGCGGTCTTCACCGGCAACACCGGCACGAACCTGTGTGATCTGAACATCCTGTATGTCCCTGCCTTGGCGGACACAGTTCCTCCCAGCCGGCGCATCAAGTCCGTTCACGCCCGACAGATCATCGACTGCAAATGCCGCCCCATGGTGGAGGTGGATGTAGTGACCGAGGGCGGTGTCATCGGCACCGGCGCGGCGCCCACTGGAAGCTCCGTGGGGATGTACGAGTCCTGCGTGCTGCGGGACGGCGACCCTGCCGAGTACGGCGGTCTCAGCGTCCACAGGGCTGTGGAGAACGTCAACCAGATCATTGCCCCCCGTCTTGTGGGCATGGACGTTGCAGACCAGACCGCCATTGACCGCTGCATGATCGAGCTGGACGGGACGCCGGATAAGCACGTTTTAGGCGGAAATGCCATCTACTCCGTGTCTGTGGCGGCCTACCGCGCTGCCGCTGCCAGCACTGGGCTCCCCCTGTATGACTACATCGCAGGACCCGGCGGCGTCCGGACCGTTCCCATTCCCTCTTTCAATGTCCTCAACGGCGGCAATAATAACGGCATCCGGCAGGCTTTCAATGAGTTCCTGGTCATGCCCTACCGGGCATCGGACATTGAGCAGGCGGTGGAGATCGCTGTAAAGGTCTTTCAGGAGCTCGGAAATGTGATCCGGGAGTATACCGGTGCCGCGCCTATGGTGGGCGGGTCTTACGGCTGGTGCGCCCCCTCCGAAGACCCGGAGGTCTGCCTGGACCTAATTGCCCGGGCCATTGCCAACTGCGGTTATACTGACCAATGCGCCTTTGCCCTAGACTGTGCCTCTAGCGAGATGTACGAGGCGGGAAAGGGCTACTACCTCAACGGCCGCCACCTCACCTCCGGCGAGCTGATTGCCTACGCCAAGGGTCTGACGGAGAAGTACCATTTCGTTTTTATTGAGGATCTGCTGGACGAAAACGACTGGGAAGGCTATGAAAAGGCCCATCGGGAGATCACCCGCACCTTGATCATCGCGGATGATCTCACTGTCTCCAACAAGGCCCGCATTGTCAAGGCCCATGAGAGCCACTCCATTGATGGCTTCATTCTTAAGCCCAATCAGGTGGGCACCATCACCGAGGCTATGGAGGCTCATCGCTACGCTCAGGACCACGGACTGTTCTCCATCACCTCGGGCCGCAGCGGCGGCGTGGTGGGAGATGTTGTCATGGATCTGGCCGTGGGGCTGCAAATCCCCTTCATCAAAAACGGCTGCCCCCGCTCCGGCGAACGAATTGACAAGCTAAACTTCCTCATGCGGGTGAAAGATACCCACTCCGGCTGCCATATGGCCAGTATCGACCAGTTCGTTCGGTTCTGA
- a CDS encoding tyramine oxidase subunit B, whose translation MGKRTEFLYLSEPDCIAAGVLDAKKCVDNAEEVFRLLAKGDYLMGGAGRNSHGLPLVFPSESPFPSMPLAGPDRRFVAMPAYLGGRFDVCGVKWYGSNAANKRRGLPRSVLTVMLNDKETGEPLCLLSANLSSAARTGAVPAVGAKYLARRDAEILTCVGCGPIGRGCLDAIAAVMPGLKTVVCCNRSPENANKMAEHVRRDLGLAAMVEPDLETAVRQADVLSVAVSRTAPLHFQRAWIKPGCTLLASGPFQCDEALWRDMRIVLDNTALHETYVKEGKENHDPTYGNHIGTPIYQLIDDRKLPPLPDFPTLGRIILDEQKGRTSDEQILCFINDGMAIFDMGLCHDLYHTALEQGLGQKLLLWESAAQCEE comes from the coding sequence ATGGGCAAGAGAACCGAATTTTTGTATCTGTCCGAACCGGACTGCATCGCGGCAGGCGTTCTGGACGCAAAAAAATGCGTAGATAACGCCGAGGAGGTCTTCCGCCTTCTGGCCAAGGGCGACTATCTGATGGGCGGTGCCGGGCGCAATAGTCATGGGCTGCCTTTGGTGTTCCCGTCTGAGAGTCCCTTCCCCAGCATGCCGTTGGCCGGACCAGACCGCCGTTTTGTCGCAATGCCCGCGTACCTCGGCGGCCGCTTTGACGTGTGCGGCGTGAAGTGGTACGGTTCCAATGCGGCCAACAAGCGGCGGGGCCTGCCCCGCTCCGTGCTGACGGTAATGCTCAACGACAAGGAGACCGGCGAACCCCTGTGTCTGCTCAGCGCCAACCTCAGCTCCGCCGCCCGCACCGGCGCTGTGCCCGCGGTGGGTGCTAAGTACCTCGCGCGGCGGGACGCCGAGATTTTAACCTGTGTGGGCTGCGGCCCCATCGGCCGGGGCTGCCTGGACGCCATCGCCGCCGTGATGCCGGGGCTCAAAACCGTGGTGTGCTGTAACCGCTCCCCGGAGAATGCCAACAAGATGGCGGAGCACGTGCGCCGGGATCTGGGCCTCGCCGCCATGGTGGAGCCCGATCTGGAAACCGCAGTCCGGCAGGCAGATGTGCTCTCTGTGGCGGTTTCCCGCACCGCGCCGCTGCACTTCCAACGGGCTTGGATCAAGCCCGGCTGCACCCTGCTGGCCTCCGGTCCGTTCCAGTGTGACGAAGCGCTGTGGCGGGACATGCGGATTGTTCTGGATAACACAGCCCTTCATGAAACCTATGTGAAGGAGGGTAAGGAGAACCATGACCCCACCTATGGAAATCACATCGGCACCCCCATCTACCAGCTCATTGACGACCGCAAGCTGCCTCCACTGCCGGACTTTCCCACACTAGGCAGAATCATCCTGGATGAACAGAAAGGCCGCACCAGCGACGAGCAGATTCTCTGCTTCATCAACGACGGCATGGCTATCTTCGACATGGGCCTTTGTCACGACCTGTATCACACGGCGCTGGAGCAGGGACTTGGCCAGAAGCTGCTCCTCTGGGAGAGCGCCGCTCAATGCGAGGAGTAA
- a CDS encoding GNAT family N-acetyltransferase — protein sequence MRIRTGLPEDLDRITAVEAACFPPAEAATAEDFAGRLAHYAGHFWLLEDDDGTLLSFVDGMVSDEPVIRDEMYADASLHHEQGAWQMIFGVNTLPQHRGMGYAGELLRRVIADAKSQGRKGCVLTCKDALVPYYERFGFRNEGRSASVHGGAVWYDMRLTFACI from the coding sequence ATGCGGATTCGAACCGGTTTGCCAGAGGATTTGGACAGGATTACAGCGGTAGAGGCTGCCTGCTTTCCACCCGCTGAGGCAGCAACGGCAGAGGACTTCGCCGGGCGCCTTGCTCACTATGCAGGCCACTTCTGGCTATTGGAGGATGACGACGGAACGCTCTTGAGTTTTGTGGACGGCATGGTGAGCGACGAGCCGGTCATCCGGGACGAAATGTATGCGGATGCTTCCTTGCACCATGAACAGGGGGCATGGCAGATGATCTTTGGCGTAAATACGCTGCCCCAGCACCGTGGGATGGGCTATGCCGGGGAACTGCTGCGGCGGGTGATTGCCGATGCCAAGTCCCAGGGGCGCAAGGGATGCGTCCTGACCTGCAAGGACGCTTTGGTTCCCTATTACGAAAGATTTGGCTTTCGGAACGAAGGGCGCTCGGCCTCTGTCCATGGCGGCGCGGTGTGGTACGATATGCGGCTGACCTTTGCATGTATATAA
- a CDS encoding putative ABC transporter permease, whose translation MVLWYFWIYSFLGYLLERAFAAVTHAEHQGRRCFLLLPLCPVYGLGMLAVLALPPDWTEGGWLVISGGLAATAVEYAVHWAYETTLGIRFWDYANVPGNLRGRVCLPFTLAWGILTAAAVWWIQPWVERLASRIPPEATFFCLLLFAADALLSARFLWVTGDIEGLRSLS comes from the coding sequence ATGGTGCTTTGGTATTTTTGGATTTACAGTTTTCTTGGCTATCTGCTGGAAAGGGCCTTTGCAGCGGTTACACATGCGGAGCATCAGGGCCGGAGGTGCTTTTTGCTGCTGCCGTTATGTCCGGTATACGGGCTGGGAATGCTGGCGGTGCTGGCCCTGCCGCCCGACTGGACGGAGGGCGGGTGGCTGGTGATTTCGGGAGGGCTTGCGGCCACGGCGGTGGAGTATGCCGTTCACTGGGCCTATGAGACCACTCTTGGTATCCGGTTCTGGGACTATGCCAATGTGCCAGGGAATCTCCGGGGCCGCGTGTGCCTGCCCTTTACGCTGGCCTGGGGCATCCTGACCGCGGCTGCGGTGTGGTGGATTCAGCCCTGGGTGGAGAGGCTGGCCAGTCGGATTCCCCCAGAGGCGACGTTTTTCTGCCTGCTTCTTTTTGCTGCGGATGCTCTGCTCTCAGCCCGTTTTTTGTGGGTGACAGGTGACATTGAGGGCCTGCGGTCCCTCTCTTGA